In the genome of Raphanus sativus cultivar WK10039 chromosome 4, ASM80110v3, whole genome shotgun sequence, one region contains:
- the LOC130510477 gene encoding dolichyl-diphosphooligosaccharide--protein glycosyltransferase subunit STT3A-like, with protein sequence MVSSQIISLMYSPIVFSWEAWNMKELAVSNFIILIIDKQISGRSAMPQRCTLVSMEEMRIEGGGDFPHVKKDGQYRIDFEATPTMLRCLIYLKKKTVKAMIMSGGPKHFKLTVRRV encoded by the exons ATGGTATCGTCCCAAATCATCTCTCTGATGTATAGTCCGATTGTTTTCTCATGGGAAGCGTGGAACATGAAAGAGCTAGCGGTGTCAAACTTTATCATCCTCATCATTGACAAACAG ATATCAGGTAGATCTGCAATGCCTCAAAGATGTACTCTGGTTTCTATGGAGGAGATGCGTATTGAAGGGGGTGGCGACTTTCCTCATGTAAAGAAAG ATGGCCAATACCGGATTGATTTTGAGGCCACACCAACAATGTTGAGATGCCTTAT AtatctaaagaaaaaaacagtgaAGGCTATGATCATGTCAGGTGGACCAAAACATTTCAAGCTCACAGTTCGAAGAG TTTGA